From Synoicihabitans lomoniglobus, the proteins below share one genomic window:
- the gcvP gene encoding aminomethyl-transferring glycine dehydrogenase, with protein MPASATDVSSLTDLLPPTDSFARRHNGPDAADQAHMLAALDLPSLDALVDAAVPSDIRRGPLDLPAALGESAALAELRAIASENQVFRSFIGQGYYGTATPAVIQRTILENPGWYTAYTPYQAEISQGRLEALLNFQTLVTELTGLEIANASMLDEGTAAAEAMMMAHRLRRGKGSTFFVSEKCHPQTIDIVRTRAEPLGLSVTVGDHTTFAPDAETVGVLVQYPDTTGDIIDFESFFTAAHAVKAHTIVATDLLALTLLRAPGEFGADIAVGSAQRFGVPMGFGGPHAGFLATKDAFKRQMPGRLVGVSKDAQGNPAMRLALGTREQHIRRDKATSNICTAQVLLAVMASMYAVYHGPAGLQRIARRTKLLTELLAAGLRQAGATVNTAPVFDTLTVGSVAARRVHAAAQAQQFNLRTVDDYTVAVSLDETTTLADVQTLLSFFNESATVPETESVRDRVTLPAPFARTSAFLEHPVFNAHHTEHELLRYIKQLEAKDLSLCHSMISLGSCTMKLNAASEMFPVSWPEIGQLHPFAPAEQTRGYARMISDLETWLAEITGFAAVSMQPNAGSQGEYAGLLAIRAYHAARGEPHRTICLIPTSAHGTNPASAVMGGMTVVPIACDDQGNIDLADLDAKIEQHAANLGALMITYPSTHGVFESTIREICQRVHDAGGQVYMDGANMNAQVGLTSPGHIGADVCHLNLHKTFCIPHGGGGPGVGPIGVAAHLKPHLPGHPHWGNESSIGAVSAAPYGSASILVISWMYIRMMGAEGLAEATKLAILNANYVAKRLEAFFPVLYRGNQNLVAHECIIDLRTWKPHGLEVEDAAKRLMDYGFHAPTMSFPVAGTFMIEPTESESLAELDRFCDALISIHGEMQAVVHGESDAANNPLINAPHTAQMIAATEWVHPYTRDVAAFPAEWTRRSKFWPTTARVDNVYGDRNLVCSCVGMENYAEA; from the coding sequence ATGCCTGCTTCCGCGACCGACGTTTCGTCGCTCACCGACCTTCTTCCTCCTACCGATAGCTTCGCCCGTCGCCACAACGGGCCCGATGCCGCCGACCAGGCGCACATGCTCGCGGCCTTGGATTTGCCTTCCCTCGACGCCCTCGTCGATGCCGCTGTGCCGAGTGATATCCGCCGGGGTCCGCTCGACTTGCCGGCCGCCTTGGGTGAATCCGCCGCGCTGGCCGAACTGCGCGCCATCGCCAGCGAAAACCAGGTGTTCCGGAGCTTCATCGGCCAGGGTTATTACGGCACGGCCACCCCCGCCGTGATCCAGCGCACCATTTTGGAAAATCCGGGTTGGTATACCGCTTACACGCCTTACCAAGCCGAGATTTCTCAGGGCCGTCTGGAGGCGTTGCTCAATTTCCAAACGCTCGTCACCGAGCTGACCGGACTGGAGATCGCCAACGCTTCGATGCTCGATGAGGGCACCGCCGCCGCCGAGGCCATGATGATGGCGCACCGACTGCGCCGCGGCAAAGGCTCCACCTTCTTCGTTTCGGAAAAATGCCACCCGCAAACCATCGACATCGTGCGTACCCGCGCCGAGCCGCTGGGATTGTCGGTTACCGTCGGCGATCACACGACCTTCGCGCCCGATGCCGAGACCGTCGGCGTGCTCGTGCAATACCCCGACACCACGGGGGACATCATCGACTTCGAGTCCTTTTTCACCGCTGCCCATGCGGTCAAAGCGCACACCATCGTCGCCACCGATTTACTCGCGCTCACCTTGCTGCGCGCGCCCGGCGAATTCGGAGCCGACATCGCGGTGGGCTCGGCCCAACGCTTCGGCGTGCCCATGGGCTTTGGCGGTCCGCACGCCGGATTCCTCGCCACCAAGGACGCCTTCAAACGTCAGATGCCCGGCCGCCTCGTGGGCGTTTCCAAGGACGCTCAGGGCAACCCGGCCATGCGTCTCGCCCTCGGCACCCGGGAGCAACACATCCGTCGCGACAAGGCCACGTCCAACATCTGCACCGCGCAGGTGCTGCTGGCGGTCATGGCGTCGATGTATGCCGTTTATCATGGACCGGCCGGACTCCAACGCATTGCCCGCCGCACCAAATTGCTCACCGAGTTGCTCGCCGCCGGATTGCGCCAAGCCGGTGCCACGGTCAACACCGCGCCGGTCTTCGATACCCTGACCGTCGGCAGTGTCGCCGCCCGTCGCGTGCACGCCGCCGCCCAGGCCCAGCAGTTCAACCTGCGCACCGTCGACGACTACACGGTGGCCGTCTCGCTCGACGAGACCACCACCCTCGCCGACGTGCAGACGCTGCTGAGCTTTTTCAATGAATCGGCCACCGTGCCGGAAACCGAATCCGTTCGCGACCGCGTCACGTTGCCCGCGCCATTCGCCCGCACGAGTGCGTTTCTCGAGCACCCGGTCTTCAACGCCCATCACACCGAGCACGAGCTGCTGCGCTACATCAAGCAACTCGAGGCCAAGGACCTCTCGCTGTGCCACTCGATGATCTCCCTCGGCTCGTGCACCATGAAGCTCAACGCCGCCAGTGAGATGTTCCCCGTTTCCTGGCCCGAGATCGGCCAACTCCATCCGTTCGCGCCCGCCGAGCAAACCCGCGGCTACGCCCGCATGATCAGCGATCTGGAAACGTGGCTCGCCGAGATCACCGGATTCGCCGCCGTCTCGATGCAACCGAACGCCGGCTCCCAAGGAGAATACGCCGGCTTGCTCGCCATTCGCGCCTACCACGCCGCCCGCGGCGAACCGCACCGCACCATCTGCCTCATCCCCACCAGCGCCCACGGCACCAACCCCGCCAGCGCCGTCATGGGCGGCATGACTGTCGTGCCAATTGCGTGTGACGATCAGGGCAACATCGATCTCGCCGACCTCGATGCGAAAATCGAACAGCACGCCGCCAATCTCGGCGCGCTCATGATCACCTACCCGTCCACCCACGGCGTATTCGAATCAACGATACGTGAAATCTGTCAGCGCGTGCACGACGCCGGCGGGCAGGTTTACATGGACGGCGCCAACATGAACGCCCAAGTGGGGCTGACGTCCCCCGGCCACATCGGCGCCGATGTCTGCCACCTCAACCTGCACAAGACGTTCTGCATCCCACACGGCGGCGGCGGACCCGGCGTGGGCCCGATCGGGGTGGCCGCGCACTTGAAGCCACACCTGCCCGGGCACCCGCACTGGGGCAACGAAAGCTCCATCGGCGCGGTGTCGGCGGCGCCCTATGGCTCGGCCAGCATCCTCGTGATTTCGTGGATGTATATCCGCATGATGGGTGCCGAGGGACTCGCCGAGGCCACCAAACTCGCGATCCTCAACGCCAACTATGTCGCCAAACGCCTGGAGGCGTTTTTCCCGGTCCTGTATCGCGGCAATCAAAACCTCGTGGCTCACGAATGCATCATCGACCTGCGCACCTGGAAACCGCACGGCCTCGAAGTCGAGGATGCGGCCAAGCGCCTCATGGACTACGGGTTTCACGCGCCCACGATGAGCTTTCCGGTCGCGGGAACGTTCATGATCGAACCGACCGAAAGCGAGTCGCTCGCTGAGCTGGATCGGTTTTGCGATGCCTTGATTTCCATCCATGGCGAGATGCAGGCGGTGGTGCATGGCGAGTCCGACGCCGCCAACAACCCGTTGATCAACGCCCCCCACACCGCGCAAATGATCGCAGCCACCGAGTGGGTGCATCCTTACACGCGCGATGTCGCCGCCTTCCCGGCGGAATGGACGCGCCGCAGCAAATTCTGGCCGACGACGGCCCGCGTCGACAACGTCTACGGCGATCGCAACCTCGTGTGTTCGTGCGTCGGCATGGAAAACTACGCGGAAGCGTAG
- a CDS encoding PEP-CTERM sorting domain-containing protein, translated as MMISRPLFRSLITVSLTTSAIHAQVLFNQDFTSSTDFEDYFSESPSAGQFNDINTGASNVATISNGTLTFTKSVAGSGGSSGFVRTTDIGLNPNVLQFSFTFNVSGNSSDQTSGTQLVLQVGAGFGTGVTAESNSEVHSRIAFNWTEIGGQWAIEPGGGGSASSNYIGAQTVTWVVNNSGSSFDYTAPNSSTTSVANDSYDLWIGDTLELTSVTATSASQSLTDFKFAFNTAANAATISFDNLSISSLSAVPEPSSFATLAGFAVLGLAASRRRRSCSASLAA; from the coding sequence ATGATGATTTCCCGCCCCCTCTTTCGTAGTTTAATCACGGTAAGTCTGACTACTTCGGCAATCCACGCACAGGTATTGTTTAACCAAGACTTTACGTCGTCCACCGACTTCGAGGACTATTTCAGTGAAAGTCCGTCAGCTGGACAATTTAACGACATAAACACAGGTGCCAGCAACGTGGCTACCATCAGCAATGGCACGCTAACTTTCACCAAGAGCGTCGCGGGATCAGGTGGGTCTTCTGGATTTGTTAGAACTACAGACATAGGTCTGAACCCCAACGTTCTCCAGTTTAGTTTCACGTTTAATGTTTCTGGGAACAGCAGCGATCAGACAAGTGGAACACAATTAGTGCTCCAAGTTGGTGCGGGCTTTGGAACTGGGGTGACTGCGGAATCAAATAGCGAAGTGCATTCGCGCATCGCGTTCAATTGGACGGAAATTGGTGGGCAATGGGCCATTGAACCTGGTGGCGGTGGTTCAGCTTCAAGCAACTATATTGGGGCTCAAACCGTTACTTGGGTCGTGAACAATTCTGGTTCGTCTTTTGACTACACTGCTCCCAACTCATCGACGACTTCTGTGGCAAATGACTCCTATGATTTGTGGATTGGCGATACTTTGGAATTAACGTCGGTCACAGCTACCAGCGCCAGCCAGTCGCTCACTGACTTCAAGTTTGCTTTCAATACCGCAGCAAACGCAGCGACAATTTCATTCGATAACCTATCAATTTCATCGTTATCCGCGGTCCCCGAGCCCTCCTCTTTCGCTACTTTAGCCGGTTTTGCGGTGCTCGGTTTGGCTGCTTCACGCCGTCGCCGGAGCTGCTCCGCTTCGCTCGCGGCTTAA
- a CDS encoding endonuclease III — translation MTRSERASYVSGRLAELYPKTPIPLDHSDSYTLLIAVLLSAQCTDKRVNLITPALFARASSPQAMVRLSVEEINGIVRPCGLAPRKAESIWKLSHILMTEHDGKVPASFEALEALPGVGHKTASVVMAQAFGVPAFPVDTHILRLAQRWKLSPQGGTVQRVERDLKKLFPVDEWNKLHLRIIFFGREFCSARGCDGHTCEICAQLNGPAKTPKHVAKRIR, via the coding sequence ATGACCCGTTCCGAGAGAGCCAGTTACGTTTCCGGCCGGTTGGCCGAGCTTTATCCTAAAACACCGATCCCGCTCGATCACTCTGATTCATACACGCTGTTGATTGCAGTGTTGTTGTCGGCGCAGTGCACTGACAAGCGGGTGAATTTGATCACGCCGGCGTTGTTTGCGAGGGCGTCTTCGCCGCAGGCGATGGTGCGGTTGTCGGTGGAAGAGATCAACGGGATCGTCCGGCCGTGCGGGCTGGCTCCGCGCAAGGCGGAGTCGATTTGGAAGCTTTCCCACATCCTTATGACGGAACACGACGGCAAGGTGCCGGCTTCGTTTGAGGCGTTGGAGGCGCTGCCGGGAGTAGGACACAAGACCGCCTCGGTCGTGATGGCGCAGGCGTTTGGCGTGCCGGCGTTTCCGGTGGACACGCACATCCTGCGCTTGGCACAACGATGGAAGCTCTCGCCCCAAGGGGGCACGGTCCAGCGAGTGGAGCGTGACCTGAAAAAACTGTTTCCCGTGGACGAGTGGAATAAGCTCCACCTGCGCATCATCTTTTTTGGTCGCGAATTCTGCTCGGCCCGGGGCTGCGACGGGCACACCTGCGAAATCTGCGCGCAACTGAACGGCCCGGCCAAAACACCCAAACACGTAGCCAAACGGATCAGGTAG
- the putP gene encoding sodium/proline symporter PutP codes for MAIGIWISLFLYFGLMIAIGFYAAKKSTSTSEEYMLGGRKLSPAVAALSAGASDMSGWLLLGLPGALFASGLIEAWIGIGLFVGALVNWIVVAPRLREQTERYDNALTVPEFLANRFPSKAMALRTISAVIVVVFFVVYTASGLVAGGKLFSSAFGDLINLPMVSDYVFGVWFTLAIVLTYTVIGGFLAVSLTDFVQGCIMMLALVIMPIVVLTTGQGDGVAVASERLRTIDPNFLSLFSGLTFFGFLSAVTWGLGYFGQPHIIVRFMAIRSVADVPRARNIGMGWMAVSVIGAVGLGIFGRAYAHRNGLVIDDAETVFIVLADLLFHPLVTGFLYAALLAAIMSTISSQLLVSSSSLTEDFYRLFMNKKASDTQLVTVGRVSVLAVGIVAALMAGDPDAEVLGLVSNAWAGFGAAFGPLIILSLTWPKMSGAGAVAGMLVGAVTVIIWITMGWNSSFLGGSGIYEIVPGFLFAWLTIVLVSRATPSDAEFRPMEAK; via the coding sequence ATGGCCATAGGAATTTGGATCAGTTTATTTTTATATTTCGGACTGATGATCGCGATCGGCTTTTATGCCGCGAAGAAATCAACCTCCACCTCGGAGGAATACATGTTGGGAGGGAGAAAACTGTCTCCCGCCGTGGCGGCGTTGTCCGCCGGAGCGTCGGACATGTCGGGGTGGCTGTTGCTGGGATTGCCCGGCGCGCTGTTTGCTTCGGGTTTGATCGAGGCGTGGATCGGCATCGGTCTGTTCGTCGGTGCGTTGGTCAACTGGATTGTGGTCGCACCCCGACTGCGCGAACAAACGGAGCGGTATGACAACGCGCTGACCGTGCCGGAGTTTCTGGCCAACCGTTTCCCGTCCAAAGCGATGGCGTTGCGCACCATCTCGGCGGTGATCGTGGTGGTGTTCTTCGTCGTCTACACGGCCTCCGGGTTGGTGGCCGGGGGCAAATTATTTTCCAGCGCGTTTGGAGATTTGATCAATCTGCCGATGGTGAGTGACTACGTCTTCGGCGTGTGGTTCACGCTGGCGATTGTGCTCACCTACACGGTCATTGGGGGATTCCTGGCAGTCAGTCTCACCGATTTTGTGCAGGGCTGCATCATGATGCTCGCGCTCGTCATCATGCCGATCGTCGTGCTCACCACCGGCCAGGGCGACGGGGTGGCGGTGGCCAGCGAACGCCTGCGCACGATCGATCCAAACTTTCTGTCGCTCTTTAGTGGGCTGACCTTTTTCGGTTTCCTGTCCGCGGTGACATGGGGACTCGGTTATTTCGGCCAACCGCATATCATCGTGCGTTTCATGGCGATTCGTTCGGTGGCGGACGTGCCCCGGGCGCGTAATATTGGCATGGGCTGGATGGCGGTTTCGGTGATCGGCGCTGTCGGGCTCGGCATCTTCGGTCGCGCCTATGCTCATCGCAATGGCCTCGTCATCGACGATGCGGAGACGGTCTTCATCGTGCTGGCGGATCTGTTGTTTCATCCGCTGGTGACCGGATTCCTTTACGCCGCTTTGTTGGCCGCGATCATGTCGACGATTTCGAGCCAGTTGCTGGTTTCGTCGTCGTCCTTGACCGAGGATTTCTACCGGTTGTTCATGAATAAAAAAGCCAGCGATACCCAGCTCGTCACGGTGGGGCGGGTGAGCGTGCTGGCGGTGGGAATCGTGGCCGCGCTGATGGCGGGCGACCCCGATGCGGAAGTGTTGGGACTCGTTTCCAATGCCTGGGCGGGTTTCGGAGCGGCGTTTGGTCCGCTCATCATCCTGTCTTTGACCTGGCCCAAAATGTCGGGCGCCGGCGCGGTCGCCGGTATGCTCGTGGGGGCGGTGACGGTGATTATCTGGATCACCATGGGGTGGAACAGTTCCTTTCTCGGAGGTTCGGGAATCTACGAGATTGTCCCGGGGTTTCTCTTTGCCTGGCTGACCATCGTGCTGGTGAGTCGAGCGACGCCGAGCGACGCCGAGTTCCGACCGATGGAGGCAAAATAG
- a CDS encoding MATE family efflux transporter, which translates to MLTRRNVLAMAIPVVLAQVATATTGLVDTAVMGRFGDKADLAAVAIASVAFSFIYWGFGFLRMSTTGLTAQANGRGDAKEVRAVLQRALLLGGGIGLAILAVSPVLRSVVLAWFAGTEHVESLASGYFHARVFGAPAYLMGLGITGWLLGTGRTRQMLAFQIVMNGVNVVLDTWFVVGLKLGPAGIGAGTAIAEWAALGFGLVVVRGSLTGATRLLDPARLRALLAANRDIMIRTLALVFCFGWFVRSGTLMGTAATAGNEVLLQFIAVAAFVLDGFAFVAEKEAGEAFGARDGRRLARAMRLTSEFAVGVGALFTVIYAVSGAWVIQTFIADEEARTAALDYLPWCAAVPLLGVAAWQLDGLFLGTTQGKALRTAGLITAVLYVATDLLLRPAFGNAGVWAAFLLMYGYRTISLGSFVPGLFARLRVPERDAI; encoded by the coding sequence ATGCTGACGCGCCGCAACGTTCTCGCGATGGCGATCCCGGTGGTGCTGGCGCAGGTGGCGACCGCGACCACGGGATTGGTGGATACGGCGGTGATGGGCCGCTTTGGGGACAAGGCGGACCTCGCGGCCGTAGCGATTGCCTCGGTGGCGTTCAGTTTCATCTATTGGGGATTTGGTTTTCTGCGTATGTCGACGACTGGATTGACCGCGCAGGCCAACGGGCGCGGGGACGCGAAGGAAGTGCGGGCGGTGCTGCAACGCGCGCTGCTGTTGGGCGGAGGCATCGGTCTCGCGATTCTCGCTGTTTCGCCGGTGTTGCGGAGTGTGGTCCTCGCGTGGTTTGCCGGCACGGAGCACGTCGAGTCCTTGGCCAGTGGGTATTTCCATGCCCGGGTTTTTGGTGCACCGGCGTATCTCATGGGCCTCGGGATCACGGGGTGGCTGCTGGGCACGGGACGGACGCGACAGATGTTGGCATTTCAAATTGTGATGAACGGTGTGAATGTCGTTTTGGACACCTGGTTTGTGGTCGGGCTGAAGCTTGGTCCGGCCGGAATCGGCGCGGGCACGGCGATCGCGGAGTGGGCCGCGCTCGGCTTCGGTTTGGTGGTGGTGCGCGGGAGTTTAACGGGCGCGACTCGCTTGTTGGATCCGGCGCGGTTGCGGGCGCTGTTGGCGGCGAATCGTGACATCATGATTCGCACGCTGGCGCTGGTGTTTTGCTTCGGTTGGTTTGTGCGTTCGGGCACGTTGATGGGCACGGCAGCGACGGCGGGCAACGAAGTCCTGCTGCAATTCATCGCGGTGGCGGCTTTTGTTTTGGACGGCTTCGCCTTTGTCGCGGAGAAGGAAGCGGGGGAGGCGTTCGGCGCGAGGGACGGGCGGAGACTGGCGCGGGCGATGCGGCTTACCTCCGAATTTGCGGTGGGAGTGGGCGCACTGTTCACGGTGATCTACGCGGTGTCAGGGGCCTGGGTGATCCAGACGTTTATCGCCGACGAAGAAGCGCGAACCGCCGCGCTCGATTATTTGCCGTGGTGTGCTGCGGTGCCATTGCTGGGCGTCGCGGCGTGGCAACTCGACGGACTCTTTCTCGGCACGACTCAAGGCAAGGCCCTGCGCACGGCGGGGCTCATCACCGCGGTGCTGTATGTCGCGACCGATCTGTTGCTGCGCCCGGCTTTCGGCAACGCCGGAGTATGGGCGGCGTTTCTGTTGATGTATGGCTATCGCACGATTTCGCTGGGCAGCTTCGTGCCGGGACTGTTCGCGCGATTGCGGGTGCCGGAGCGGGACGCGATCTGA
- a CDS encoding TA system VapC family ribonuclease toxin: MTTLLDVNVLIALVDGTHVHHTAAIDFFKATHANGWSTCPLTENGFLRILGRAGTDLGPDSPASARVLLRSLISTPGHVFWPDDVTLTDTNIFPVLPPSKDLTDVYLLALAVKHEGRFATFDQRFAPTVVKGGMNAYFTIPVR; the protein is encoded by the coding sequence ATGACTACGCTTCTGGATGTTAATGTGCTAATCGCGTTGGTGGATGGCACTCATGTTCATCACACTGCCGCCATTGATTTCTTCAAGGCCACCCATGCAAATGGATGGTCGACCTGCCCCCTCACTGAAAACGGATTCCTTCGCATCCTGGGCCGTGCTGGAACTGACCTTGGTCCCGATTCCCCCGCCTCCGCCCGCGTATTGTTGCGAAGCCTAATCAGCACCCCCGGACACGTATTTTGGCCCGACGATGTGACTTTGACCGATACTAATATATTCCCGGTTCTCCCTCCATCCAAGGATCTGACCGATGTTTATTTGCTCGCCCTCGCAGTAAAGCACGAAGGTCGTTTCGCCACCTTTGATCAACGCTTTGCCCCAACGGTAGTAAAAGGCGGGATGAACGCCTACTTCACCATTCCCGTGCGTTGA
- a CDS encoding VCBS repeat-containing protein, whose amino-acid sequence MKSSASLLFALTLTSLTATAELRDYPLANRQAAPEGATPFTTLSSDETGVNVPNLYNDPRMWGDRFREYTLGALETGIAVADFDLDGMPDIYAVSKNGPNALYRQAILGRFYDVAVPAGVAVADDPAGQTGAAAVDINQDGAPDIYLCRLDAPNLLFINNGDGTFTEQGEAYGLNIHDASVHASFADYDGDGDLDAYIATNILDFAMSPTGRPDYLMRNNGDGTFTNVATDAGIWGKSQGHTAIWFDANRDGWPDIYVANDFETPDRFYLNNGDGTFTDVVDERLPHVTYFSMGADAGDLNNDGEIDFLVADMRDQTRAGFMTGMEEMGRGLWEMERVAELIPQYMWNAVYLGTGTDRYEEVAHLTGMNATGWTWAARMADLDNDGRTDVFYTNGMLRNFVDADLVDKQNVAPNLNARARVWRDAAPRTEPNLAFRNDGDLGFTNVSTEWGLAHDGVSFGCAIADLDNDGDLDLVYANLEGPPSVVRNDTTSGHRVVIKLQGLAPNRNAIGTEITLESAAGQQIRQVFGERGVVASELGTIIFGLGDTDSITRLSVRWPDGNTSDFDNPPVDRLLVISQPTDEADRPTARLHADLANARFTERAAARGLDYTSDAYPLEELARQRLLPRRLGQTAPALASADVNGDGLTDVFVSGARGQSGALFLATSDGGFSPAPSQPWAAEAADDTGALFLDANQDGHLDLFIAAGGVEPAQGDALLHDRLYFGDGQGGFSAATTLTDGVSTKAVAAADFDGDGRTDLFVGGRSIPGEWPKAPRSFLYRNTPAGLVDVTDNFAPGLRTAGMVTAAAWSDLDADGDPDLVVATEWGPVKVFTNGLHGLADATTALGLADRTGWWSALSIADVNGDGRPDLLAGNVGLNTRYQATADQPVVLYAGDLDGSGGFNLLEAQYDTDGRLYPMRGRSKLSYSFPKLRRSFRTFAKFAEASVEEIFENELLESSLKLEANELRSGVYLQQANGTFVFSPLPTAAQMAPIHGFVHADLDGDGMADLFVAGNDFSPEPSTGRFDGSLGRLFTGNGHGDFTAVSPAHSGLIVPSDTRSVLLLPADATHTQPRVITANAQGPVRLFEKR is encoded by the coding sequence ATGAAATCATCCGCCTCTCTACTTTTCGCGCTCACGCTCACGTCGCTCACGGCGACGGCAGAACTCCGTGATTATCCGCTCGCGAACCGCCAAGCCGCCCCCGAGGGAGCCACGCCCTTCACCACTCTCTCCTCTGATGAGACCGGCGTGAACGTGCCCAACCTCTACAACGATCCCCGCATGTGGGGCGACCGCTTCCGCGAATACACTCTCGGCGCGCTCGAAACCGGCATCGCCGTCGCCGACTTCGATCTCGACGGCATGCCCGACATCTACGCCGTCTCCAAAAACGGTCCCAACGCGCTCTACCGCCAGGCCATTCTCGGTCGCTTCTACGACGTCGCCGTGCCCGCCGGCGTCGCGGTCGCCGACGATCCCGCCGGCCAAACCGGCGCCGCCGCCGTCGACATCAATCAAGACGGCGCGCCCGACATCTACCTCTGCCGTCTCGACGCCCCCAACCTCCTTTTCATCAACAACGGCGACGGCACCTTCACCGAACAGGGCGAAGCCTACGGGCTGAATATCCACGACGCTTCCGTGCACGCCTCCTTCGCCGACTACGATGGCGACGGTGATCTCGATGCCTACATCGCGACCAACATCCTCGACTTTGCCATGAGTCCCACCGGCCGCCCCGACTACCTCATGCGCAACAACGGCGACGGCACCTTCACCAACGTCGCCACCGACGCCGGCATCTGGGGCAAATCCCAGGGCCACACCGCCATCTGGTTCGATGCCAACCGCGACGGCTGGCCCGACATCTACGTGGCCAATGACTTCGAGACCCCCGACCGGTTTTATCTCAACAACGGCGACGGCACCTTCACCGACGTCGTCGACGAACGCCTGCCCCACGTCACCTACTTCTCCATGGGCGCCGATGCCGGCGACCTCAACAACGACGGTGAGATCGATTTCCTTGTCGCCGACATGCGCGACCAAACCCGCGCCGGCTTCATGACCGGCATGGAAGAGATGGGTCGCGGCCTCTGGGAAATGGAGCGCGTCGCCGAACTCATCCCCCAATACATGTGGAACGCCGTCTACCTCGGCACCGGCACCGACCGCTACGAGGAAGTCGCTCACCTCACCGGTATGAACGCCACCGGCTGGACCTGGGCCGCCCGCATGGCCGACCTCGACAACGACGGCCGCACCGACGTCTTCTACACCAACGGCATGCTGCGCAACTTCGTCGACGCCGATCTCGTCGACAAACAGAACGTCGCGCCCAACCTCAACGCCCGCGCCCGGGTCTGGCGCGACGCCGCCCCGCGCACCGAGCCCAACCTCGCCTTCCGCAACGACGGCGATCTCGGTTTCACCAACGTATCCACCGAATGGGGACTCGCCCACGACGGCGTGTCCTTTGGCTGCGCCATCGCCGACCTCGATAACGACGGCGACCTCGACCTCGTCTACGCCAACCTCGAAGGCCCGCCCTCCGTCGTGCGCAACGACACCACCAGCGGCCACCGCGTGGTCATCAAACTCCAAGGCCTCGCCCCCAACCGCAACGCCATCGGCACGGAAATCACGCTGGAATCCGCCGCCGGCCAACAGATCCGCCAGGTCTTCGGCGAGCGCGGCGTCGTCGCCTCCGAACTCGGCACCATCATTTTCGGTCTCGGTGACACCGACTCCATCACCCGCCTCTCCGTCCGTTGGCCCGATGGCAATACCTCCGACTTCGACAACCCACCCGTCGATCGTTTGCTCGTGATCTCCCAACCGACCGACGAAGCCGATCGACCGACCGCCCGCCTTCACGCTGATCTCGCCAACGCACGCTTCACCGAACGCGCCGCCGCCCGCGGGCTCGACTACACCAGCGACGCCTACCCACTCGAAGAACTCGCCCGCCAGCGGCTGCTCCCCCGCCGCCTCGGCCAGACCGCGCCCGCCCTCGCCTCGGCCGACGTTAACGGCGACGGTCTCACCGATGTATTCGTCTCCGGCGCCCGCGGCCAATCCGGCGCGCTTTTCCTCGCCACAAGTGACGGTGGTTTCTCCCCCGCACCATCCCAACCGTGGGCCGCCGAAGCCGCCGACGACACCGGCGCACTCTTCCTCGACGCCAATCAAGACGGCCATCTCGACCTCTTCATCGCGGCCGGCGGAGTGGAACCCGCGCAGGGCGACGCCCTGCTCCACGACCGTCTCTACTTCGGCGACGGCCAAGGTGGTTTTTCCGCCGCCACCACACTCACCGACGGCGTCAGCACCAAAGCGGTGGCCGCGGCCGATTTCGACGGCGATGGCCGCACCGACCTCTTCGTCGGTGGTCGCTCGATTCCCGGTGAATGGCCGAAGGCTCCCCGCTCATTTCTCTACCGCAACACGCCTGCCGGTCTCGTCGACGTGACCGACAACTTCGCGCCGGGACTGCGCACCGCCGGCATGGTAACGGCTGCGGCCTGGAGCGACCTGGATGCTGATGGCGACCCCGACCTCGTCGTCGCCACTGAGTGGGGACCGGTCAAAGTATTCACCAATGGACTACACGGTCTGGCCGACGCCACTACCGCACTCGGCCTCGCCGATCGCACCGGTTGGTGGAGCGCATTGAGCATCGCCGACGTCAACGGCGACGGCCGCCCTGACCTGCTCGCCGGTAACGTCGGCCTCAACACCCGCTACCAAGCCACCGCCGATCAACCGGTCGTGCTTTATGCCGGAGACCTCGACGGCTCCGGCGGCTTCAATCTGCTCGAAGCCCAATACGACACCGACGGTCGCCTCTACCCCATGCGCGGTCGCAGCAAACTCAGCTATTCCTTCCCCAAACTCCGCCGCAGTTTCCGCACCTTTGCGAAGTTCGCCGAAGCCTCCGTGGAGGAGATATTCGAAAACGAACTCCTTGAATCGTCCCTGAAACTCGAAGCCAACGAATTGCGCAGCGGCGTCTACCTGCAACAGGCCAACGGCACCTTCGTATTTTCGCCTCTGCCGACCGCTGCCCAGATGGCACCGATCCACGGCTTCGTCCACGCCGACCTCGACGGCGACGGCATGGCCGACCTGTTCGTAGCCGGCAACGACTTCAGCCCCGAACCTTCCACCGGCCGCTTCGACGGCAGCCTCGGCCGCCTCTTCACCGGTAATGGCCACGGCGACTTCACGGCGGTCTCCCCTGCGCATAGTGGTCTGATCGTTCCCAGCGACACCCGCAGCGTCCTCCTCCTCCCCGCCGACGCCACCCACACCCAACCCCGCGTCATCACCGCCAACGCCCAAGGCCCCGTCCGCCTGTTCGAAAAAAGGTAA